The proteins below come from a single Aphanothece sacrum FPU1 genomic window:
- a CDS encoding chloride channel protein: protein MQIHLIPKRLAEWVKSRHFGVNATDHRYAFVEACLIGFLSALAALVLKKGIGLLGGWRVSLANQLGAIWVLPLAGLSLGMLAGWLIEQTSPTAAGGGITQVKAALARYPVPLSGRVAIVKLIGSILVLGGGLTLGRRAPTVHIGAALAAQLSSWVPTSPEHRRQMIAAGAAAGLAAGFSTPIAGVLFVVEELMRDLSGLTLQTAIVASFTGAVVSLLFQSNDLKFHHSLLNLPGISFSTHDIPFYLILGFLAGILGALFNRGLFLSLQIQNYFNLPLHWRIGLMGLLSGLIITCLPAAFRDNTGLQGLVVTGELDTFKLLGAFIAHFFLTMLAYSSNAPGGLFAPALVLGSALGYLVGDLEDWMTGTASQSTFALAGMGGFFTSVVRVPVTAIVIVFELNTDFRIVLPLMATCAVSYVVAESFARGSLYERMLKVRGIYVDDSPTDKDFLSNLTAAAVMKSQVETLPSDLSLEEVLQAMSVSSHRGFPVMEDGKIVGIVTQTDLANTTKYSGQTPLKEFMTPRPITVQADASLSDVLYLLNRYQLSRLPVVEGNKLVGIITRTDIIRVEANQLEGTESSANEATPEPSYIAYSTRAPLIGQGRILLPVINPETATVLFQLGGAIATEENLEIECLNVIKVPKHSNPSQTPVITQSGRQLLHRLERSGRRQKLPVHTQIRIAHHTAQAILETIRDRHINLLILEWKGYTSTPGAVFGSIIDILIRKAPCEVMIVKWGTRQGSYPQQLDKEGTWLVPMAGGPNAQRAIKLLPGLSSIYTNPRSPIIWLCKVYAPSSSLPDYQGLEQVAQSLKQQLDRPVIPLPIRSGSVSEAIIHLAKAETCDVVILGVSREGLLEQVLHGNIPKMIAKQVESTVILVRGALDV from the coding sequence ATGCAAATCCATTTAATACCCAAACGCCTCGCTGAGTGGGTTAAATCGAGACACTTCGGTGTAAATGCGACCGATCATCGCTATGCCTTTGTAGAAGCTTGTTTAATTGGATTTTTGTCCGCTTTAGCCGCCTTAGTCCTGAAAAAAGGAATTGGTTTATTAGGAGGATGGCGCGTCAGTCTGGCTAATCAATTAGGGGCCATCTGGGTGCTTCCCTTAGCAGGCTTAAGTTTAGGAATGTTGGCCGGTTGGTTAATCGAACAAACATCTCCAACGGCAGCAGGAGGCGGTATTACCCAAGTTAAAGCCGCTTTAGCCCGTTATCCTGTTCCTCTTTCGGGACGGGTAGCTATTGTCAAATTAATTGGCAGTATATTGGTTTTAGGAGGAGGGTTAACCCTCGGTCGTCGCGCCCCAACTGTCCATATTGGGGCAGCTTTAGCCGCTCAACTGAGTAGTTGGGTTCCCACCTCTCCAGAACATCGACGACAAATGATTGCAGCAGGTGCGGCCGCAGGACTCGCGGCCGGATTTAGTACCCCTATTGCGGGGGTATTATTCGTTGTAGAAGAATTAATGCGGGATTTATCGGGTTTAACCTTACAAACCGCTATAGTCGCCTCTTTTACGGGAGCGGTTGTTTCTTTACTGTTCCAATCCAATGATCTCAAATTTCATCATAGTTTACTTAATCTTCCTGGGATTAGTTTTTCCACCCATGATATCCCCTTTTACTTGATATTAGGGTTTTTAGCAGGGATATTAGGAGCTTTATTCAATAGGGGACTATTTCTAAGTCTACAAATACAAAATTATTTTAATTTACCCTTGCACTGGCGTATCGGACTAATGGGTCTACTTTCAGGCTTGATTATCACCTGTTTACCGGCTGCTTTTCGTGATAATACAGGATTACAAGGATTGGTCGTCACGGGAGAATTAGACACTTTTAAGCTCTTGGGAGCTTTTATTGCCCATTTTTTCCTGACTATGTTGGCTTATAGCTCAAATGCTCCAGGTGGTTTATTTGCTCCTGCTTTAGTATTAGGTTCAGCTTTAGGCTATTTGGTGGGGGACTTAGAAGACTGGATGACGGGAACTGCTTCTCAGTCTACCTTTGCTTTAGCAGGAATGGGGGGCTTTTTTACCTCTGTGGTTCGGGTTCCTGTTACTGCTATTGTCATTGTTTTTGAATTAAATACGGATTTTAGAATCGTTTTGCCTTTAATGGCAACTTGTGCGGTGTCCTATGTGGTGGCTGAAAGTTTTGCACGCGGATCATTATACGAAAGAATGCTCAAAGTCAGGGGTATTTACGTTGATGATAGTCCCACAGATAAAGATTTTCTCTCTAATTTAACCGCCGCGGCCGTGATGAAGTCCCAAGTGGAAACCTTACCGAGTGATCTCAGTTTAGAGGAAGTATTACAAGCGATGTCTGTATCGAGTCATCGAGGGTTTCCTGTTATGGAAGACGGAAAAATAGTGGGTATTGTGACTCAAACTGATTTGGCCAATACGACTAAATATTCTGGTCAAACTCCTCTCAAAGAGTTTATGACTCCCCGTCCCATCACTGTTCAAGCTGATGCTTCTTTAAGTGATGTTCTTTATCTCCTCAATCGTTATCAGTTGTCCCGTCTTCCTGTGGTGGAAGGCAACAAATTAGTGGGTATTATCACTCGTACTGATATTATTCGGGTAGAAGCTAATCAATTAGAGGGAACGGAGTCTAGTGCTAATGAAGCTACCCCAGAACCTTCTTATATTGCTTATTCTACCCGCGCTCCCCTTATTGGACAAGGGCGAATTTTATTACCTGTTATTAACCCTGAAACAGCAACGGTTTTATTTCAGCTTGGAGGCGCGATCGCCACGGAAGAAAATCTCGAAATTGAGTGTTTAAATGTCATTAAAGTCCCTAAACATAGTAATCCCTCCCAAACCCCTGTTATTACTCAATCAGGACGACAGTTACTCCATCGTCTCGAAAGATCAGGCCGTCGTCAAAAACTTCCGGTTCATACTCAAATTCGTATTGCCCATCATACGGCCCAAGCTATCTTAGAAACTATCCGCGATCGCCATATTAATCTCTTGATTTTGGAATGGAAAGGTTATACATCAACACCAGGGGCTGTTTTTGGCAGTATTATTGATATTCTCATTCGTAAGGCCCCCTGTGAAGTCATGATTGTTAAATGGGGAACTCGTCAGGGGTCTTATCCTCAACAATTAGATAAAGAGGGTACTTGGTTAGTACCAATGGCCGGAGGCCCCAATGCACAAAGGGCCATTAAATTATTACCTGGATTAAGTAGTATATATACAAATCCGCGATCGCCGATTATTTGGTTATGTAAAGTCTATGCACCTTCGAGTTCCCTTCCCGATTATCAAGGATTAGAACAGGTGGCCCAAAGCTTGAAACAACAACTAGATCGCCCTGTTATTCCTTTACCTATTCGGTCTGGTTCTGTTTCTGAGGCTATCATCCATTTAGCTAAGGCGGAAACCTGTGATGTAGTTATTTTAGGGGTGAGTAGGGAGGGTCTACTAGAACAGGTTCTTCACGGTAATATTCCTAAAATGATCGCCAAACAAGTAGAAAGCACTGTTATTTTAGTTAGAGGAGCCTTAGATGTTTGA
- a CDS encoding DUF2281 domain-containing protein, protein MNIEQTVIKYLRKLPPDKQQEVLDFTQFLNQKMTLPQPDTTLTPEEKIAKWNKFIAKLPQNSANLPDEALHRDTMYEDEY, encoded by the coding sequence ATGAACATCGAACAAACGGTCATTAAATACCTGCGAAAACTCCCCCCCGATAAACAACAAGAAGTCCTAGACTTTACCCAATTTCTCAATCAAAAAATGACCCTTCCTCAACCAGATACTACCCTTACTCCTGAAGAAAAAATAGCCAAATGGAATAAATTTATTGCTAAATTACCTCAAAATAGTGCTAATTTACCCGATGAAGCTTTACATCGTGACACCATGTACGAGGATGAATATTAA
- a CDS encoding type II toxin-antitoxin system VapC family toxin, giving the protein MNQYLLDTNILLRAADTSSVSHSLANKAIKKIVKDGNECVITSQVLIEFWVVATRPIDVNGLGWNTSQTKDYVNDLLDNFRLILETSEVFTNWLQLVIDYNIKGKRTHDIRLLAVMKSHNITHLLTFNPNDFISLPNITIIQPQTLIIS; this is encoded by the coding sequence ATGAATCAATATTTACTAGATACTAATATCTTACTTCGTGCTGCTGATACTTCTTCAGTCAGCCATTCTCTGGCTAATAAAGCAATTAAAAAAATAGTAAAAGATGGCAATGAATGTGTCATTACTTCTCAAGTTTTAATTGAATTTTGGGTAGTAGCAACCCGCCCCATAGATGTTAATGGATTAGGTTGGAATACATCACAAACGAAAGATTATGTCAATGATTTGTTAGATAACTTTAGATTAATCCTCGAAACTTCAGAGGTTTTTACTAACTGGTTGCAACTGGTTATAGACTACAACATTAAAGGAAAACGTACCCATGATATCAGGCTGTTAGCCGTAATGAAATCCCATAATATTACTCATTTACTCACCTTTAATCCTAATGATTTTATTTCCCTTCCCAATATAACCATTATTCAACCTCAAACCCTGATTATTTCTTAA
- a CDS encoding CTP synthase, with product MTKFVFITGGVVSSIGKGIVAASLGRLFKSRNYSVSILKLDPYINVDPGTMSPFQHGEVFVTEDGAETDLDLGHYERFTNTSMSRLNSVTTGSIYQAVINKERRGTYMGGTVQVIPHITNEIKERIHRVAKNTNPDLVITEIGGTVGDIESLPFLEAIRQFRKDVGRNNVVYMHVTLIPWIKAAREMKTKPTQHSVKELRSIGIQPDVLVCRCDRPLKVGMKEKLSEFCDVPVASVITAQDASSIYEVPLILEKEGLAKQTLELLTLEPREPDLTQWQTLVKKMQSPQSKIEVALVGKYVQLSDAYLSVVEALGHGGIAVESEVKLRWVSAEDIETHGPEKFLGGVNGIIVPGGFGIRGVDGKVQAIEYARQQNIPFLGLCLGMQCSVIEWARNVAHLERANSAEFDPETPNAVINLLPEQEDVVDLGGTMRLGLYPCRLSADTLAFSLYQKEVIYERHRHRYEFNNAYRNLLLETGYVVSGTSPDGRLVEIIELPGHPFFIATQFHPEFCSRPNVAHPLFFGFVKAAVEHLEVRV from the coding sequence ATGACAAAGTTTGTGTTTATCACTGGGGGAGTAGTTTCTAGTATTGGTAAAGGGATAGTGGCCGCGAGTTTAGGCCGTTTGTTTAAATCTAGAAACTATTCTGTATCTATTTTGAAACTTGATCCTTATATTAATGTTGATCCTGGTACTATGAGTCCCTTTCAACACGGAGAAGTTTTTGTTACAGAAGATGGGGCCGAAACTGATTTAGACTTAGGACATTATGAACGCTTTACTAATACTTCGATGTCTCGTCTTAATAGTGTGACAACGGGGTCAATTTATCAAGCAGTTATTAATAAGGAACGTCGTGGAACCTATATGGGGGGAACAGTTCAGGTTATTCCTCATATTACCAATGAGATTAAAGAAAGAATTCATCGGGTGGCAAAAAATACCAATCCGGATTTAGTTATTACAGAAATTGGGGGAACAGTAGGGGATATTGAATCTTTACCTTTTTTAGAAGCTATTCGTCAATTTCGTAAGGATGTGGGTCGTAATAATGTGGTTTATATGCACGTTACCTTAATTCCTTGGATCAAGGCCGCTAGGGAAATGAAAACTAAACCGACTCAACATTCGGTCAAGGAGTTGCGATCTATTGGGATACAACCAGATGTATTAGTTTGTCGTTGCGATCGCCCGCTTAAAGTTGGGATGAAGGAGAAACTTTCAGAATTTTGTGATGTTCCGGTAGCATCAGTAATTACTGCTCAAGATGCTAGTAGTATTTATGAAGTTCCTTTGATTTTAGAAAAAGAAGGTCTGGCCAAACAAACCTTAGAATTATTAACTTTAGAACCTCGTGAACCTGATCTAACACAGTGGCAAACTTTAGTCAAAAAAATGCAGTCTCCCCAGAGTAAAATTGAAGTTGCTTTAGTGGGAAAATATGTCCAATTAAGTGATGCTTATCTGTCAGTAGTAGAAGCTTTAGGTCATGGAGGAATTGCGGTAGAAAGTGAGGTAAAATTGCGGTGGGTAAGTGCTGAAGATATTGAAACTCATGGGCCTGAAAAATTCTTGGGTGGGGTGAATGGAATTATTGTTCCTGGAGGATTTGGTATTAGGGGAGTGGATGGTAAAGTTCAAGCGATCGAGTATGCACGTCAGCAAAATATTCCTTTTCTGGGATTATGTTTAGGGATGCAATGTTCAGTGATTGAATGGGCCAGAAATGTGGCTCATTTAGAACGAGCAAATAGTGCAGAATTTGATCCAGAAACTCCTAATGCAGTCATTAATTTATTACCAGAACAAGAGGATGTCGTAGACTTAGGGGGAACCATGCGTTTAGGGTTGTATCCTTGTCGTTTGAGTGCTGATACTTTAGCTTTTTCTCTGTATCAAAAGGAAGTAATTTATGAACGTCATCGTCATCGTTATGAGTTTAATAATGCTTATCGGAATTTGTTGTTAGAGACAGGATATGTAGTGAGTGGAACGTCTCCTGATGGACGGTTAGTGGAGATTATTGAATTACCGGGCCATCCGTTTTTTATAGCGACTCAATTTCATCCTGAATTTTGTTCTCGTCCTAATGTTGCTCATCCTTTATTTTTCGGGTTTGTTAAAGCTGCTGTTGAGCATTTAGAAGTAAGGGTATAA
- a CDS encoding pentapeptide repeat-containing protein, with protein sequence MFQDNNSVIEIKQEYQAGKRNFQNIQLRRIDLRGLDLSYADFRGADISYANLIDVNLSGANLQEAYLNESDLSGSNLKEANLNKASLIRTYLIKTNFEKANFKEAYLIGSKATKANFKEANFDGAYLKGLQLTGANLQDSSYTNETHFDGNFDPEKAGMKKVELLKIEPVCHKSNITVRQLLDTFNHLYQISHRYLGKTMTVKYWEASRHDHEWLKQFEINHLGQISFTGEPELTLSPLQLEIFQEWVKRFIKSCSAIMQNFPNMIDQQQIVFDIFPTPPNNKVSSYEIKTDSAKPQSFTL encoded by the coding sequence ATGTTTCAAGATAATAATAGTGTAATTGAAATTAAGCAAGAATATCAAGCGGGAAAAAGAAACTTTCAAAATATCCAATTGCGTCGGATAGATTTGAGAGGATTAGATCTCAGCTATGCTGACTTTAGAGGAGCAGATATCAGTTACGCTAATTTGATAGATGTTAATTTAAGTGGAGCAAATTTGCAAGAAGCTTATCTCAATGAATCTGATTTAAGTGGCTCGAATCTAAAGGAAGCTAATCTAAATAAAGCGTCTTTAATTAGAACTTATCTCATCAAAACTAACTTTGAAAAAGCGAATTTTAAAGAAGCTTATTTAATCGGCTCTAAGGCAACAAAAGCCAATTTTAAAGAGGCGAATTTTGATGGAGCTTATTTAAAAGGACTCCAATTAACTGGAGCTAATTTACAAGATTCTTCTTATACTAATGAAACCCATTTTGATGGAAATTTTGATCCAGAAAAAGCAGGTATGAAAAAAGTAGAACTCCTCAAAATTGAACCTGTTTGTCACAAATCTAATATCACAGTAAGACAACTGCTCGATACCTTTAATCATCTTTATCAGATCAGTCATCGTTATTTAGGCAAGACAATGACAGTAAAATATTGGGAAGCATCCCGTCATGATCACGAATGGTTAAAGCAATTTGAAATTAATCACTTAGGACAAATTAGCTTTACAGGGGAACCCGAACTAACCCTTAGTCCACTTCAGTTAGAAATATTCCAAGAATGGGTTAAAAGATTTATTAAGTCTTGTTCTGCGATTATGCAAAACTTTCCTAATATGATTGATCAACAACAAATTGTCTTTGATATTTTTCCAACTCCTCCTAATAATAAAGTGTCATCTTACGAGATAAAGACAGACAGCGCAAAGCCACAATCTTTTACACTCTAA
- the rpiA gene encoding ribose-5-phosphate isomerase RpiA: MSVTSDLTVIMKQEVGKAAAAKVKSDSVVGLGTGSTTAYAIEYIGERLRSGDLKNIVGITTSFQGEVLARKYNIPLTTLDVVDHIDIAIDGADEVDPQKNLIKGGGAAHTQEKLVDSLAAQFIVVVDSNKLVDKLGSTFLLPVEVIPKAVMPVMRRLEQLGGKPELRMGIRKAGPVVTDQGNLVIDVKFDSIDDPATLEMTINNIPGVLENGLFVGVADLILVGEIIDGKAVVREF; the protein is encoded by the coding sequence ATGTCAGTTACCAGTGATCTAACCGTGATCATGAAACAAGAAGTAGGCAAAGCAGCAGCAGCAAAGGTTAAGTCTGATTCTGTTGTGGGTTTAGGCACTGGCTCTACTACGGCTTATGCTATTGAATATATTGGAGAACGTTTAAGATCAGGCGATTTAAAAAATATTGTCGGCATTACTACTTCTTTTCAAGGGGAAGTCTTAGCCAGAAAATATAATATTCCTTTGACTACTTTAGATGTAGTTGATCATATCGATATTGCTATTGATGGGGCTGATGAAGTTGATCCCCAGAAAAATTTAATTAAGGGAGGGGGGGCTGCCCATACTCAAGAAAAGTTAGTCGATAGTTTAGCTGCACAGTTTATTGTTGTTGTTGATAGTAATAAACTGGTGGATAAATTAGGGTCAACTTTCTTATTACCTGTCGAAGTTATTCCCAAGGCTGTTATGCCCGTTATGCGTCGCTTGGAACAACTTGGTGGTAAACCGGAACTGCGTATGGGCATCAGAAAAGCAGGGCCGGTGGTGACAGATCAAGGAAATTTGGTCATTGATGTTAAGTTTGACAGTATCGATGATCCAGCTACTTTGGAAATGACCATCAATAATATCCCTGGAGTCCTGGAAAATGGCCTATTTGTGGGAGTCGCTGATCTCATCCTAGTTGGTGAGATTATCGACGGCAAAGCAGTTGTCAGAGAATTTTAA
- a CDS encoding RNA recognition motif domain-containing protein gives MPIRLYVGNLPKEAVERQALQTMFVDAGEIMSIKVIKDRKTGKCRGFAFVTVATDELADAFIEKYNGQSFMDSPLKIEKALPREKGKESEEDQVPTTTEAAPSPKPARKKTDKKRPRNQGSDQTSSNESFQPDPRWADKLNQLKEMLAASSSN, from the coding sequence ATGCCCATTCGTTTGTATGTTGGTAATTTACCCAAAGAAGCTGTCGAACGCCAAGCTTTACAAACTATGTTTGTTGATGCTGGCGAAATTATGTCCATTAAGGTGATCAAAGATCGCAAAACAGGCAAATGCAGAGGCTTTGCTTTTGTCACAGTGGCGACTGATGAGTTAGCTGATGCGTTTATCGAAAAATATAACGGTCAGTCTTTTATGGATAGTCCTCTCAAAATTGAAAAGGCTTTACCTCGTGAGAAAGGGAAAGAGTCCGAGGAAGATCAAGTCCCAACAACCACCGAAGCAGCACCCTCTCCTAAGCCCGCCAGGAAGAAAACTGACAAAAAACGCCCCCGTAATCAAGGCAGTGATCAAACTTCTTCTAATGAAAGTTTTCAACCAGATCCCCGTTGGGCTGATAAGTTAAATCAACTCAAAGAAATGTTAGCCGCAAGTTCTAGTAACTAA
- a CDS encoding NblA/ycf18 family protein, with product MEPISANLSLEQQFEMKRIRDAAKGMSREQALDLLLKASRLLMIKTNVARNLAK from the coding sequence ATGGAACCTATTTCTGCCAATTTAAGCCTAGAACAACAGTTTGAAATGAAGCGTATTCGGGATGCAGCTAAAGGAATGAGTCGTGAACAAGCACTAGATCTTCTGTTAAAAGCGTCGCGACTACTGATGATTAAGACCAATGTTGCCCGTAATTTAGCCAAATAA
- a CDS encoding NblA/ycf18 family protein, giving the protein MIDVQVFELSLEQQFELQCLQQEFQELEREQVIHYLLDTMQQLMARDNLIRDLMKNSLF; this is encoded by the coding sequence ATGATAGACGTACAAGTTTTTGAATTATCCTTAGAACAACAATTTGAACTCCAATGCTTACAGCAGGAGTTCCAGGAACTAGAACGCGAACAAGTTATCCATTACTTACTTGATACCATGCAACAGCTTATGGCCAGGGATAATCTAATTCGGGATTTGATGAAGAATTCATTGTTCTAG
- a CDS encoding HEAT repeat domain-containing protein has product MNIHEIETSLNNSDFQYRLKGISSLKDYPPEIAVPLLTSKLNDPEFLVRSFVSMGLGKQQTAESFAALLEIMKFDNTPNVRAEAANSLSLFGKCAASHLVLTFIQDDHWLVRRSIMAALGDLECHSELFEVCLEGLADEDIIIQEAAVQALGTLTETRQQEAALSQLLALVGSQSERIRRQVAYALKRFDSPQVKEALSQLREDSNHQVVAATLEDLL; this is encoded by the coding sequence ATGAATATTCACGAAATCGAAACTTCTCTAAATAATTCTGATTTTCAGTATAGACTTAAAGGGATTTCTTCTCTAAAAGACTACCCACCGGAGATTGCAGTTCCCCTATTAACAAGTAAACTTAATGATCCAGAATTTTTAGTGCGTTCCTTTGTTAGTATGGGATTGGGTAAACAACAAACTGCCGAATCCTTTGCTGCACTGTTGGAAATTATGAAATTTGATAATACACCCAATGTGAGGGCAGAAGCAGCAAATTCTCTTTCCCTCTTTGGCAAGTGCGCTGCATCTCATTTAGTGCTAACTTTTATTCAGGATGATCACTGGCTGGTACGTCGCAGTATTATGGCAGCATTAGGTGATTTAGAGTGCCACAGCGAACTTTTTGAGGTTTGTCTGGAAGGTTTAGCAGATGAAGATATTATCATTCAAGAAGCTGCTGTGCAAGCACTTGGTACCTTAACCGAAACTAGGCAACAAGAAGCGGCATTATCCCAACTATTGGCATTAGTTGGTTCACAATCTGAAAGAATACGTCGGCAAGTTGCCTACGCTTTAAAGCGGTTTGATAGTCCCCAAGTCAAGGAAGCTTTGAGTCAACTTCGAGAAGATTCTAATCATCAAGTTGTTGCCGCCACTTTAGAAGATTTGCTTTAG
- a CDS encoding CpeR family transcriptional regulator — MLPPIASKKMQAWIRSRHLIFSDKFVIFETLDYPAVERFEQCLNSLGGCLISVEAVKRVWMGNHRQVILYQAKGSLQKNNHELHHYWFKYGSFKTRFDESN, encoded by the coding sequence ATGCTACCCCCAATAGCTAGTAAAAAAATGCAAGCTTGGATTCGCAGTCGTCACCTAATTTTTTCTGATAAATTTGTGATTTTTGAAACCCTAGATTATCCAGCAGTTGAAAGATTTGAGCAATGTCTTAATAGTTTAGGAGGATGTTTAATTTCTGTCGAAGCTGTCAAACGAGTTTGGATGGGAAATCATCGACAAGTGATTCTCTATCAAGCAAAAGGAAGTTTACAAAAAAATAACCATGAATTACATCATTATTGGTTCAAATATGGCAGTTTTAAGACTCGATTTGATGAAAGCAATTAG
- a CDS encoding phycobilisome rod-core linker polypeptide codes for MSVVLDTPVELRAISSLNDKEAVIRAVYKQVLGNPHVMESERLTTAESQLCNGAITVREFVRAVAKSDFYRGRYFESCAPYRFVELNFKHLLGRAPLDQTELSEHICRCISEGYDAEIDSYLDSNEYQDTFGENIVPYYQGAKSQVGQKQVGYNRTLSLYQGYAGVDSAFTASRLVDVVAGNSGNKITLPSTGGRISPYKDATEKTFKILVKGSKFDSPRRISTTEYLVSGGKMTPQIQRIQRTGGTIVSITEVS; via the coding sequence ATGAGTGTTGTTTTAGATACGCCAGTTGAACTTCGAGCTATTAGCAGCCTTAATGATAAAGAGGCTGTAATTCGTGCCGTTTATAAGCAAGTTTTGGGTAATCCCCATGTCATGGAAAGCGAACGGCTGACTACTGCTGAATCTCAGTTATGTAATGGGGCAATAACCGTACGGGAATTTGTCCGCGCTGTGGCTAAATCTGACTTTTATCGTGGTCGGTATTTTGAATCTTGCGCTCCCTACCGTTTTGTTGAGTTAAACTTTAAACATTTGTTAGGTCGCGCTCCCTTAGACCAAACTGAACTGTCTGAGCATATTTGTCGCTGTATCTCAGAAGGATACGATGCAGAAATCGATTCTTACCTCGATAGCAACGAGTATCAGGATACATTTGGGGAAAATATCGTTCCTTATTATCAAGGTGCTAAAAGTCAAGTAGGACAAAAGCAAGTCGGTTACAATCGTACTTTATCTCTGTATCAGGGATATGCTGGGGTTGATAGTGCTTTTACTGCTTCTCGTTTAGTCGATGTGGTGGCAGGGAATAGCGGTAATAAGATTACCTTACCCAGTACAGGTGGTCGGATTAGTCCTTACAAAGATGCTACCGAAAAAACTTTCAAAATTTTGGTTAAGGGGTCTAAATTTGATAGTCCTCGCCGAATTAGTACCACTGAATACCTTGTTTCTGGTGGGAAAATGACTCCCCAAATTCAGCGTATTCAACGCACTGGCGGAACCATTGTCAGTATCACAGAAGTTTCTTGA
- a CDS encoding phycobilisome rod-core linker polypeptide, translating into MTIPLLDYSPKSQNHRVAAYEIPGDEQPRIYTGEKLFSPTDANELIWAAYRQIFNEQQIISSNRQKALESQLKNRQITVRDFIRALLLSDCFRWRNYEPNNNYRFVQMCVQRVLGRDVYHEREKIAWSMVLASKGLQEFVDDLLNSDEYLTNFGYDTVPYQRRRILPQRTLGELPFARMPRYGEEHRQKLEAMGYFAGMRDLLAPRWQWQKPPYPAGLILAGKIITFTGAGLLTLGVIATALAAWGIISL; encoded by the coding sequence ATGACTATTCCTCTACTAGATTATTCACCTAAAAGCCAAAATCACCGAGTTGCTGCTTATGAAATCCCTGGGGATGAACAACCCAGAATTTATACGGGGGAGAAACTATTCTCTCCCACAGACGCAAATGAATTGATTTGGGCGGCATATCGTCAGATTTTCAACGAGCAACAGATAATCTCCAGCAACCGCCAAAAAGCCTTGGAATCTCAGCTAAAAAATCGTCAAATAACGGTGCGAGATTTTATTCGCGCTTTACTGTTATCTGACTGTTTTCGTTGGCGCAATTACGAACCGAATAATAATTATCGCTTTGTACAAATGTGCGTCCAACGAGTTTTGGGGCGGGATGTTTACCATGAACGAGAAAAAATTGCTTGGTCAATGGTATTAGCTAGCAAGGGTTTACAGGAGTTTGTGGATGATTTGCTCAATAGTGACGAGTATCTAACCAATTTTGGTTACGATACGGTTCCTTACCAACGGCGACGCATTTTGCCTCAGCGTACTCTAGGAGAGTTACCCTTTGCGCGGATGCCTCGTTATGGGGAAGAACATCGTCAGAAATTGGAAGCAATGGGCTATTTTGCAGGAATGCGCGATTTACTTGCACCTCGTTGGCAATGGCAAAAACCACCTTATCCGGCTGGGTTAATTTTAGCGGGTAAAATCATTACCTTTACGGGTGCTGGACTTTTGACATTAGGTGTAATTGCTACCGCTTTAGCCGCTTGGGGCATTATTTCCCTTTAG